The Bacteroidota bacterium genome includes a region encoding these proteins:
- a CDS encoding lamin tail domain-containing protein, producing MKKLLLLFILITPLFLNAQLVINEVAPNNLGPFDDEDNEFSDWFEIYNNGATTINVAGYAVTDNISIWNKWLLPSIDINSGGREIIYASEKNRDCLGCGGVVNYMHTNFKLSADETLYLFDASGVLLDSITIPFIMEGDAMARIPDGGVWCYADTRSADIANSGTCYTGYATTPVITTDAGFYAGSVDVEISGSEVYYTTNGDWPDFADALYSAPVHITSTSIIKAVQKEAGKLPSRTATGSYFIDEETLLPVVSLTGRPCDFFAIAPCYIGAYDNANGWEPDNIQVKGTVEYFSADKTRQVNEDIKFEVAGNSSIAVYSQRSLQFTCDEDFNSDGEIQYNIFQHDKPGLDSLQGFRLRSNLDWGSSAARMKDLIVNRIALQTDAGAAAYQNVAAFINGDYWGHYSGREELDKYFLRNNFGCDPDKVDLIRSGAGEDVWDIAEAGSDTSYWNLVDWMESNDMTDPTTYAQALEKIDMENWIDYMATQVYVNNDEMAYNIRFFKSYEPEIKWRFILWDAGAGSEGETANSLQALLNFPYLSEEINLFDYMMDNTDFRNHFINRYADIMNYYYTPEIILGMIDENAAEIESEIEAQHDRWGTGNTATWTNGVDVLKGFYDNRNYYQRNEIESYFDMNDQVDITIEVNPPGAGYIKISTIIPQDLPWTGVYFDGCPVTISAIANPGYTFSNWSDNIFIDDETALSFTNNISDNTTFTANFNGSAIVNPLVISEINYNSATTLNSGDWVELHNSSPSPIDISDYIFSNNNFYDNFKIPTNTIIEGNGYLVLAENLEEFTLLHPTVTNVIGNFIFSLENDGDSITIKDHQNNTIKTFIFHDDQPWPITADGFGRTMELMADIANPAFPDSWFAGCMGGSPGEAYAICYENPLVNEINYNSNPGTDAGDWFEVYNYAAIDFDISGWQIQDMNNNSFTIPSGTFVPAEGYLVFYQDATKFNAQFPSITNKIGPLNFGFSAEGDVIQLFDATNTVYQSVGYDDVAPYPLSPNGGGTALQLLNTALNLNTAINWIESCPDGTPGTEYLMPCATNIEEINNVALTIYPNPADNYITVVFPTTLPKETTVFITDITGKILLSKQNYETTYMEFNIDRFAPGIYFVHIQNNNDFDASSFIKE from the coding sequence ATGAAAAAACTCCTCCTCCTTTTTATTCTTATTACCCCTTTATTTTTAAACGCACAACTTGTAATAAATGAAGTTGCTCCAAATAACCTTGGGCCTTTTGATGATGAAGATAACGAATTCTCCGACTGGTTTGAGATTTACAATAATGGTGCAACCACTATTAATGTTGCCGGATATGCCGTAACTGATAATATTTCTATCTGGAATAAATGGCTGCTTCCATCCATTGATATTAATTCCGGGGGGAGGGAAATTATTTATGCTTCCGAAAAAAATCGCGATTGTTTAGGTTGCGGAGGTGTGGTTAATTACATGCATACCAACTTTAAATTAAGTGCCGATGAAACACTTTATTTATTCGATGCCAGTGGTGTATTACTCGATTCTATCACGATACCCTTCATAATGGAAGGAGATGCAATGGCGAGAATTCCTGATGGTGGTGTTTGGTGTTATGCGGATACAAGATCAGCGGATATTGCTAATAGTGGAACTTGTTATACAGGATATGCAACAACTCCAGTAATTACTACAGATGCAGGATTTTATGCAGGATCTGTAGATGTGGAAATATCGGGATCGGAGGTTTATTATACCACCAATGGCGATTGGCCGGATTTTGCAGATGCACTTTATTCAGCACCTGTTCATATTACTTCAACGAGTATAATTAAGGCAGTTCAAAAAGAAGCCGGCAAACTCCCGAGCCGCACTGCAACTGGAAGTTATTTTATTGATGAAGAAACTTTATTGCCTGTAGTAAGTTTAACAGGAAGACCTTGTGATTTTTTTGCTATAGCTCCTTGTTATATCGGCGCATACGACAATGCAAATGGATGGGAACCGGATAATATTCAGGTAAAAGGAACTGTGGAATATTTTTCTGCAGATAAAACACGGCAGGTAAATGAGGATATTAAATTTGAAGTGGCGGGAAATTCGTCCATAGCAGTTTATTCACAACGCAGTTTGCAATTTACCTGTGATGAGGATTTTAATTCTGATGGAGAAATTCAATATAATATTTTTCAGCATGATAAACCGGGATTGGATTCATTGCAGGGATTCAGATTGCGATCCAATTTAGACTGGGGAAGTTCTGCTGCGAGAATGAAAGATCTGATAGTGAACAGAATTGCACTACAAACAGATGCAGGTGCTGCTGCTTACCAAAATGTAGCTGCATTTATTAATGGAGATTATTGGGGACATTATTCAGGAAGAGAAGAATTAGATAAATATTTTTTAAGAAATAATTTTGGATGCGATCCTGATAAGGTTGATCTTATAAGAAGTGGCGCTGGGGAAGATGTGTGGGATATTGCAGAAGCCGGCTCTGATACTTCGTATTGGAATTTAGTGGATTGGATGGAGAGTAACGACATGACCGACCCTACAACTTATGCTCAGGCTTTGGAAAAAATTGATATGGAAAACTGGATCGATTATATGGCTACCCAGGTTTATGTAAATAATGATGAGATGGCGTATAATATCCGTTTCTTTAAATCCTATGAACCGGAAATTAAATGGCGTTTTATTTTATGGGATGCAGGTGCAGGTTCTGAAGGGGAAACAGCAAATAGTTTACAGGCTCTTCTCAATTTTCCTTATTTAAGTGAAGAAATAAATTTATTTGACTACATGATGGATAATACCGATTTCAGAAATCATTTTATTAATCGTTATGCCGATATCATGAATTATTATTATACACCGGAGATCATTTTAGGAATGATAGATGAAAATGCAGCTGAAATTGAGTCGGAAATTGAAGCACAACACGATAGATGGGGAACCGGAAATACGGCTACCTGGACCAATGGTGTTGATGTGTTGAAGGGATTTTATGATAACAGAAATTATTATCAGCGCAACGAAATTGAATCCTATTTCGACATGAATGATCAGGTGGATATTACCATTGAAGTGAATCCTCCCGGTGCAGGTTATATTAAAATTTCGACCATTATTCCGCAGGATCTTCCCTGGACCGGTGTGTATTTTGATGGTTGCCCGGTTACGATTTCTGCGATCGCAAATCCGGGTTATACATTTTCCAATTGGAGTGATAATATTTTTATTGATGATGAAACTGCCTTATCATTCACCAATAATATTTCTGATAATACAACATTTACTGCAAATTTTAACGGGAGTGCTATAGTAAATCCTCTAGTAATAAGTGAAATTAATTACAATAGTGCTACCACTCTCAACAGTGGCGATTGGGTGGAGCTTCATAACAGTTCCCCTTCTCCAATTGATATAAGCGATTATATTTTTTCCAATAATAATTTTTATGATAATTTTAAAATTCCTACAAACACCATTATTGAAGGAAACGGATATCTCGTGCTTGCAGAAAACTTAGAGGAGTTTACTTTATTGCATCCAACCGTAACAAATGTAATAGGCAATTTTATTTTTTCTCTGGAGAATGACGGAGATTCCATTACAATAAAAGACCATCAAAACAATACAATTAAAACATTTATATTTCACGACGATCAACCCTGGCCAATAACTGCCGATGGTTTTGGAAGAACAATGGAATTAATGGCCGACATAGCAAATCCAGCATTTCCCGATTCATGGTTTGCCGGTTGTATGGGTGGCTCACCGGGAGAAGCTTATGCTATATGTTATGAAAATCCACTGGTAAATGAAATTAATTACAATTCTAATCCCGGTACTGATGCCGGCGATTGGTTTGAAGTCTATAATTATGCGGCAATTGATTTTGATATCAGTGGCTGGCAAATTCAGGATATGAATAATAATAGTTTCACAATTCCTTCAGGAACATTTGTACCGGCAGAAGGTTATCTTGTTTTTTATCAGGATGCTACAAAATTTAATGCTCAATTTCCATCGATCACAAATAAAATTGGTCCGCTTAATTTTGGATTTAGTGCTGAGGGCGATGTAATACAATTATTTGATGCAACAAATACAGTTTATCAAAGTGTAGGTTATGATGATGTTGCTCCCTATCCATTGTCACCAAATGGAGGAGGAACTGCATTACAATTGTTAAATACTGCTTTAAATCTCAATACTGCAATAAATTGGATTGAAAGTTGTCCGGATGGAACACCCGGAACTGAATATTTAATGCCTTGCGCAACCAATATTGAGGAAATAAATAATGTGGCCCTTACAATTTATCCTAATCCGGCAGATAATTATATTACGGTTGTATTTCCCACCACATTACCAAAAGAAACTACAGTGTTTATTACAGATATTACAGGAAAAATTCTGTTGAGCAAACAGAATTATGAGACAACTTATATGGAATTTAATATCGACCGTTTTGCACCCGGCATCTATTTTGTACATATTCAAAATAATAACGATTTTGATGCAAGCAGTTTTATTAAGGAATAA
- a CDS encoding pyridoxal-phosphate dependent enzyme, which translates to MWKNNILEAIGNTPLIKLNNIVKDIPATVLAKVETFNPGNSIKDRMAIKMIEDAEKDGRLLPGGTIIEGTSGNTGMGLAIGAIIKGYKCIFTTTDKQSIEKVNALKAFGAEVIVCPTDVDPEDPRSYYSVSSRLIKEVPNSWKPNQYDNPSNSVAHYETTGPEIWEQTDGRITHFVAGVGTGGTISGTGKYLKEKNPDIKIYGIDTYGSIFKKLKETGILDKNEIYPYVTEGIGEDFLPQNVDMDLIDMFEKVTDKDAAIMTARIVREEGIWVGNSSGSALQGLIQLKDKFKKDDVVVVVFVDHGTRYLGKMFNPDWMMKMGYIDKSGLTAKDLISSNQKGELKSVEINTTVAQALQIMMQNDFSQLPVVDGGRIVGSINEALLYNEVLKNPEIKNNKVGTIMKQAFPFIDISTSVDALGKMLNNDVHALLVRDFKVDKTYIITKHDVMSALTR; encoded by the coding sequence ATGTGGAAAAACAACATTTTAGAAGCAATAGGCAATACGCCACTTATAAAACTTAATAATATCGTTAAAGATATACCTGCAACCGTGCTTGCCAAGGTGGAAACTTTTAATCCCGGCAACTCCATAAAAGACCGTATGGCAATTAAAATGATAGAAGATGCTGAAAAAGACGGCAGATTGTTGCCCGGCGGGACTATTATTGAAGGAACCTCCGGAAATACAGGTATGGGACTCGCAATAGGCGCAATAATTAAAGGTTACAAATGCATTTTCACAACTACCGATAAACAAAGTATCGAAAAGGTGAACGCATTAAAAGCATTTGGAGCAGAAGTTATTGTTTGTCCTACGGATGTTGATCCGGAAGACCCGCGAAGTTATTATTCCGTTTCATCGAGATTAATAAAGGAAGTGCCAAATTCCTGGAAACCGAATCAATACGATAATCCGAGCAATTCAGTAGCTCATTATGAAACAACCGGACCCGAAATTTGGGAGCAAACGGATGGCAGGATCACACATTTTGTTGCAGGTGTTGGTACCGGCGGAACAATAAGTGGAACAGGTAAGTATTTGAAGGAAAAAAATCCGGATATTAAAATTTATGGAATTGATACTTACGGATCCATATTTAAAAAATTAAAGGAGACAGGTATATTAGATAAAAATGAAATCTATCCTTATGTAACAGAGGGAATTGGAGAAGATTTTTTACCGCAAAATGTGGACATGGATCTGATAGATATGTTCGAAAAAGTTACAGATAAAGATGCCGCAATAATGACTGCACGTATCGTAAGGGAAGAAGGAATTTGGGTGGGAAATTCATCCGGCTCCGCATTGCAGGGATTAATTCAACTGAAAGATAAATTTAAAAAGGATGATGTGGTTGTGGTGGTTTTTGTTGATCACGGAACACGTTATTTAGGTAAAATGTTTAACCCTGATTGGATGATGAAAATGGGTTATATAGATAAATCAGGATTAACCGCGAAAGATCTTATTTCCTCGAACCAAAAAGGCGAACTTAAATCTGTGGAAATTAATACAACAGTTGCACAAGCCCTTCAGATCATGATGCAAAATGATTTCTCCCAATTACCTGTTGTTGATGGAGGAAGAATTGTAGGTTCTATTAATGAAGCATTATTATATAATGAAGTATTAAAAAATCCGGAAATTAAAAATAATAAAGTAGGCACTATCATGAAACAGGCATTTCCTTTTATCGATATTTCCACTTCTGTTGACGCGTTGGGAAAAATGCTTAACAATGACGTACACGCTTTACTGGTGCGTGATTTCAAGGTTGATAAAACGTATATTATTACTAAACATGATGTGATGAGCGCGTTGACGAGATGA
- a CDS encoding YceI family protein, with protein sequence MKIFRLLILTSLLTPATIMLGQNQYTLASDHKITIEGTSNVHNWEEVAQTATGDGLVQWNQDATFNIQKLNLKVSVKSLKSDKGSIMDNKTYDALKGDAHPYITFKMSSIKSIVKSGTGYTVKVNGDLTIAGVTKNVDINGTVYVKENGKLYVETSKAIKMTDFGIDPPTAMMGAMTVGNDITIKFKLNYLMK encoded by the coding sequence ATGAAAATCTTCAGGCTATTAATATTGACATCACTTTTGACCCCGGCTACCATAATGTTGGGTCAAAATCAATACACCTTGGCTAGTGACCATAAAATTACCATAGAAGGTACTTCCAATGTACATAATTGGGAGGAAGTTGCACAAACTGCCACCGGCGACGGATTAGTGCAGTGGAACCAGGATGCGACCTTTAATATTCAAAAACTCAATTTAAAAGTATCTGTAAAATCCTTAAAAAGTGATAAAGGTTCCATCATGGATAATAAAACATATGATGCATTAAAAGGGGATGCTCATCCATATATAACCTTTAAAATGAGTTCTATTAAATCCATTGTAAAATCGGGAACAGGATATACTGTAAAAGTAAACGGAGATCTTACAATTGCCGGTGTTACAAAAAATGTTGACATTAATGGTACTGTATATGTAAAAGAAAATGGAAAACTCTATGTTGAGACTTCCAAAGCAATAAAAATGACTGATTTTGGAATTGATCCTCCAACAGCAATGATGGGTGCAATGACTGTGGGAAATGACATCACTATTAAATTTAAATTGAATTACCTGATGAAATAA
- a CDS encoding lamin tail domain-containing protein: MKKIVYFLTILLINNLNAQVLINEVANTNQKFFEDEEGDFPDWIELYNAGATDVNLAGYSLTDNAGTWDQWIFPDTVLGASERLIVYASGKNRNCLSCPESEVDHWETAIFEDDIWQYKNGTSSPGAGWNDIGFAGAWNTGPGGFGNSDGDDNTLIVGWAASLYYRKTFDVEDKSKIIKTIISMDYDDGYVIYLNGVELARMNIIGSPTYNTYANYWHEALMYLGLRPKTIEVDSALIADNLVNGENVLAVEIHQYGADDATGRTWLHFGISTPDIFYSDNPDWFSNPGTAPDLHTNFKLTNAETVSLYNSSGILLDSVNLTNIIVDHVRARIPDAGSWCYAETATPAAINGGTCFTGYANTPVIVTAPGFYAGSVNVVITGSEIHYTTDGSTPDESSALYTGAISVSSTGVIKAICTEAGKLQSDVAVASYLIDEPTLLPVISVSANPCDLFDEGPDCIAAYDNAEGWFNHNPIVPVTVEYFDADGIKQFADNYKMECVGNFSISLDQKSMRFLVDEDYGSKGEILYNIFEHDKPEITSIHGFRVRNMDQDYTGTRMKDITINRIGISTTSISTAYQNVAVFINGEYWGMYGAREEMDEYFLRDNFGVDPEKVDLIKTGWGGEEKTIAEAGSDTAFYRLVDFITNNDMSIPANYALAIEEIDVENWVDYFSTGFFTDNEEWLQMLENNIRLFRSYEPDIKWKYMLWDCTNSQFFSNANTLQGSLSNPNNSKYADMFNALLENQIFHDYFINRFADLINYYFTEVNNDAIVSELEIEMGTEIPAQNARWYTGNFAAWSTNIDYLYEFYDNRNSNQRNQIETYFDLEDQVDITLAVNPPGAGYVKISTIVPTELPWTGIYFNGVPVQVTALPNPGYTFSSWTPNAYIVDPSQVSFTNNITLNTTFTANFTGAEIANPIVISEINYNSESTINSGDWLELHNTSATPVHISNYTFSNKYFYNDFKIPVNTIIPANGYLVIAEDVDSFMVQHPFVTNVIGDFHFNLENEGDSVMLKDFTNNIISSFTYKDIRPWPFTADGYGRTMEKTSDIANPGLPNSWFEGCVGGSPGIAYSPCFENPLVDEINYNSLITEDAGDWFELYNYSAVDIDVSGWKVKDKNQNEFIIPAGTILEGENYIAFYTDEVKFSTQFPSVTNKVGPVDFGFNGTGDVILLYDATGNLFQSVGFDDDAPYPLAPDGGGYTLQIVNVSNNINDPLNWMSACPEGSPGAAYETPCTTEIISEQINGSLYVYPNPAQEIIYVVLPENINGATCIITDISGKQLYSTITENSETININLSEFNSGMYLLRIMGNNIQYSASFIVN; the protein is encoded by the coding sequence ATGAAAAAAATTGTATACTTTTTGACAATATTACTAATCAATAATTTAAATGCTCAGGTCCTTATTAATGAAGTTGCGAATACAAATCAAAAGTTTTTTGAAGATGAGGAAGGTGATTTTCCCGACTGGATCGAGCTTTATAATGCTGGAGCAACTGACGTAAATCTTGCAGGCTATTCCCTTACAGATAATGCCGGCACTTGGGATCAATGGATCTTTCCTGATACTGTTTTGGGTGCATCAGAACGACTAATTGTTTATGCTTCCGGCAAGAACAGAAATTGTTTGAGTTGTCCTGAATCTGAAGTTGACCACTGGGAAACTGCAATATTTGAAGATGATATCTGGCAATATAAAAACGGAACTTCTTCACCCGGTGCGGGTTGGAATGATATCGGTTTCGCCGGTGCCTGGAACACAGGCCCCGGAGGATTTGGAAACAGTGATGGTGATGACAATACCCTAATTGTAGGATGGGCTGCATCACTTTATTATAGAAAAACATTTGATGTTGAAGATAAGAGCAAGATAATAAAAACTATTATTAGTATGGATTATGACGATGGATATGTAATCTATTTAAATGGTGTTGAATTAGCAAGAATGAATATTATCGGATCACCTACTTATAATACTTATGCAAATTATTGGCACGAAGCATTGATGTATCTTGGACTAAGACCAAAAACAATAGAAGTTGATTCGGCTTTGATCGCAGATAATTTGGTAAATGGTGAAAATGTTTTAGCCGTTGAAATTCATCAATATGGCGCCGACGATGCAACCGGAAGAACCTGGCTGCATTTTGGAATTTCCACTCCCGATATTTTTTATAGTGATAATCCGGATTGGTTCAGCAATCCCGGAACTGCACCCGACTTACATACTAATTTTAAGTTAACAAATGCAGAAACTGTTTCACTTTATAATAGTTCGGGAATATTATTAGATAGTGTTAATCTTACCAATATAATAGTTGATCATGTTCGCGCAAGAATTCCTGATGCCGGAAGTTGGTGTTATGCAGAAACTGCAACGCCTGCTGCTATAAATGGAGGCACCTGTTTCACCGGTTATGCAAACACTCCTGTAATTGTAACTGCTCCGGGTTTTTATGCAGGCTCTGTGAATGTTGTAATAACTGGTTCTGAAATTCATTATACTACCGATGGAAGTACTCCTGATGAAAGTTCTGCTTTATATACAGGTGCAATTTCTGTTTCTTCTACAGGTGTAATAAAAGCAATTTGCACCGAAGCCGGTAAATTACAAAGTGATGTTGCAGTTGCGAGTTATTTAATTGATGAACCAACTTTATTACCCGTTATTAGTGTAAGCGCAAATCCTTGTGATCTTTTTGATGAAGGTCCGGATTGTATTGCTGCTTATGATAATGCTGAAGGATGGTTTAATCATAATCCCATTGTTCCGGTAACCGTTGAATATTTTGATGCGGATGGAATAAAACAATTTGCTGATAATTATAAAATGGAATGTGTAGGAAATTTTTCTATTAGCCTTGATCAAAAAAGCATGCGATTTTTGGTTGATGAAGACTACGGCAGTAAAGGAGAAATACTCTACAATATTTTCGAACATGATAAACCGGAAATAACCTCTATCCATGGATTTAGAGTTCGCAATATGGATCAGGATTATACCGGTACTCGAATGAAAGATATTACTATTAATAGGATAGGAATTTCTACAACTTCTATTTCTACCGCTTATCAAAATGTTGCCGTTTTTATCAATGGAGAATATTGGGGAATGTACGGTGCGCGAGAGGAAATGGACGAGTATTTTTTACGCGATAATTTCGGCGTTGATCCAGAAAAAGTTGATCTCATAAAAACCGGTTGGGGTGGTGAGGAAAAAACTATTGCTGAGGCAGGAAGTGATACTGCTTTTTACAGATTAGTTGACTTTATTACAAATAACGATATGTCAATTCCTGCAAATTACGCTTTGGCTATTGAGGAAATTGATGTAGAAAATTGGGTGGATTATTTTTCAACCGGTTTTTTCACCGATAATGAGGAATGGTTACAAATGTTGGAAAATAATATTCGTTTATTCAGATCTTACGAACCGGATATTAAATGGAAATATATGCTTTGGGATTGTACAAACAGTCAGTTTTTCTCTAATGCAAATACTTTGCAAGGCAGCCTGAGCAATCCTAACAATAGTAAATATGCCGATATGTTCAATGCTTTATTGGAAAACCAAATATTTCATGATTATTTCATAAATCGTTTTGCAGATCTAATAAATTATTACTTCACAGAAGTAAATAATGATGCTATTGTTTCAGAGTTAGAAATAGAAATGGGCACAGAAATTCCTGCGCAGAATGCACGATGGTATACCGGCAACTTCGCTGCCTGGTCAACTAATATTGACTATTTATATGAATTTTATGATAATAGAAATTCAAATCAACGCAATCAGATAGAAACCTATTTTGATTTGGAAGATCAGGTTGATATTACTTTGGCGGTTAATCCTCCCGGTGCAGGTTATGTAAAAATATCTACTATCGTTCCAACAGAATTGCCCTGGACAGGAATATATTTTAATGGTGTTCCGGTTCAGGTAACAGCATTGCCAAATCCGGGTTATACATTTAGCTCCTGGACCCCTAATGCTTATATCGTAGATCCCTCCCAAGTAAGTTTTACAAATAATATTACCCTTAATACAACCTTCACTGCAAACTTTACCGGTGCTGAAATTGCAAATCCAATAGTAATATCTGAAATAAATTACAACAGTGAAAGCACTATAAACTCCGGTGACTGGCTCGAACTTCACAACACCTCAGCAACCCCTGTTCACATCAGTAATTATACCTTTTCCAATAAATATTTTTACAACGATTTTAAAATCCCTGTAAATACTATAATTCCTGCAAATGGATATCTTGTAATTGCTGAAGATGTAGATTCTTTTATGGTGCAGCATCCATTTGTTACAAATGTGATTGGTGATTTTCATTTTAATTTGGAAAATGAAGGTGATTCCGTAATGCTTAAAGATTTTACAAATAATATTATCAGCTCGTTTACTTATAAAGATATTCGCCCCTGGCCCTTTACCGCCGATGGTTATGGAAGAACAATGGAAAAAACAAGTGATATCGCAAATCCGGGCTTACCAAATTCATGGTTTGAAGGTTGTGTGGGCGGTTCACCAGGAATTGCATATTCTCCATGTTTCGAAAATCCTTTAGTTGATGAGATCAATTATAATTCCTTAATTACCGAAGATGCAGGTGATTGGTTTGAATTGTATAATTATTCCGCAGTGGATATTGATGTGAGTGGATGGAAAGTAAAAGATAAAAATCAAAATGAATTTATTATTCCTGCAGGAACAATATTAGAAGGAGAAAATTATATTGCATTTTATACGGATGAAGTTAAATTCTCAACACAATTTCCATCAGTTACTAATAAAGTTGGACCTGTGGATTTTGGTTTTAACGGAACCGGAGATGTTATTTTATTATACGATGCGACAGGGAACCTATTTCAAAGTGTAGGATTTGATGATGATGCTCCTTACCCATTGGCACCGGACGGCGGAGGTTATACATTGCAAATTGTAAATGTATCCAACAATATAAATGATCCGCTAAACTGGATGTCGGCTTGCCCCGAAGGATCGCCTGGCGCAGCATATGAAACTCCTTGCACTACCGAAATAATTTCGGAGCAAATAAACGGGTCTTTATATGTTTATCCTAATCCTGCACAAGAGATAATTTATGTGGTATTGCCGGAAAATATTAATGGTGCAACCTGTATAATAACGGACATAAGTGGAAAACAACTTTACAGTACTATTACAGAAAATTCGGAAACTATAAATATCAATTTAAGTGAGTTTAATAGTGGAATGTACCTTTTAAGAATAATGGGAAACAATATCCAGTATAGTGCATCATTTATTGTGAACTGA
- a CDS encoding c-type cytochrome, translating into MRKFLKWTGIVILCLALIIVIASFIMVNKYKKMAKVEYEANPTPITALTDSASLIRGASLAASICSGCHGGDLAGKEFFNVPELGVVPAPNITRGGRTKDYSDVDYVRAIKYGVKPDGHGLFIMPVEDFNYMSDADLGALIGYLKSVPASDKTWPDSKFTTMAQIMAGAGLFGTLYNAELVDLNNNKSIVAPDPGTDAKYGEYTLRIHGCWTCHGEKLNGNKSPDPASPPGANITPGGNLGKWSLEQFKEVMHTGMTPENKKLDPEYMPWPSLGLMTDVEMEAVYNYLKSLPSTEDAEILAKWKEKNK; encoded by the coding sequence ATGCGTAAATTTCTAAAATGGACAGGAATAGTTATACTATGTCTGGCTCTTATCATTGTTATTGCCTCCTTCATCATGGTTAATAAATATAAGAAAATGGCCAAAGTTGAATATGAGGCGAATCCAACCCCAATAACTGCACTTACTGATTCGGCCTCTTTGATTAGAGGAGCCTCACTTGCAGCATCCATCTGTTCAGGTTGTCATGGCGGCGATCTGGCAGGAAAGGAATTTTTTAATGTTCCGGAATTAGGAGTAGTTCCTGCCCCAAATATTACCAGAGGCGGCAGAACTAAGGATTATTCGGATGTTGATTATGTTAGGGCGATCAAATATGGTGTTAAACCTGATGGTCATGGACTTTTTATAATGCCGGTGGAAGACTTTAATTACATGAGCGATGCGGATCTTGGCGCTTTGATAGGATATTTGAAATCTGTTCCCGCGAGTGATAAAACCTGGCCGGATTCAAAATTTACTACCATGGCTCAAATAATGGCCGGTGCCGGGCTATTCGGAACTCTTTATAATGCCGAATTGGTAGATCTGAACAATAATAAATCGATAGTTGCTCCGGATCCCGGCACAGATGCCAAATATGGGGAATACACCCTTAGAATTCATGGTTGCTGGACTTGTCACGGTGAAAAACTCAATGGAAATAAGTCTCCTGATCCTGCATCTCCTCCGGGTGCAAATATTACACCGGGGGGCAATCTGGGAAAATGGAGCTTAGAACAATTTAAAGAAGTGATGCATACAGGCATGACTCCGGAAAATAAAAAGCTCGATCCGGAATATATGCCCTGGCCATCGTTAGGCTTAATGACTGATGTTGAAATGGAGGCAGTTTATAATTATTTGAAAAGTTTACCCTCCACGGAGGATGCCGAAATTTTGGCGAAGTGGAAGGAAAAAAATAAATAA